CAACATGCCTCGCAGCAGCCTGGGGAAGGGGGGAGacgaggtggggggtggggagggaggggggagccacacacaaagccaaaaacacagaggggagatgaaatgaaaagcaggagGCGACACGTTCACTAACTACAGAGGaagcaaacacagtgaggaGACGTTAGAGGATGAAGCAGGAACGTGAGGCCGAGCTGCATCGACAGTCGCCGAGGCTCCAGATCCGGATCCAGTTAAACCTGAGCTCAGGCTCAGATTAAACCAGgctcctcctcctgtgctcAGACAACAGGAAGAGGCACCAGACCCAGAGACACTGAGACGGTGTTTCTCGCTGTTTTCCAAACATTTAATCAGTAAATAGATTCATGAAAATAATCTCTGGTTGCACTGTTTTACAGAAGCCCAGGAGCCCTGAGTCCTGAGTCCTGAGCCCTGACCCTGAGTCCTGAGCCCTGAGCCGAGTCCTGAGTCCTGAGCCCTGAGCCCTGACCCTGAGTCCTGAGCCCTGAGCCGAGTCCTGAGTCCTGAgtcctgacccctgacccctgacccctgaccctgaGTCCTGAgctcagagaagcagcagaaaaccgatggatggatgaatcaattaaaaaaacacgTCATTTATTAGTTGGTTAAAGTTGTTGCTGAAATTGAgggaactctctctctctcttcactgcaGATTTCCTGGTAACATACTCGTATGGTGCAACTTCCACATTCAAACTACACATCTGCAACAGGCTGCAGATGTGTTGCCCAACAACCAGCCTGTGTAATATGAAAGTAAAACACCATTAAAGAGGATCAGACACTCCGCTGCTGTCACATCAGGATTAAAAACCACTGACACAAACTTATCCTGTTTGAATTTAGTCAGACTTTCAGAGACTTTGGTCGAGGTCTGAGGTCGACGCCGTGCAGCTCAGCCACAAACGTTTCATCCAGCAAAGTCTGGAAGAGAAGAGGCCCAAACTCCACTGACATTTACAGGAACCACTGAGGCtgggaggacaggaagtgatgtcagcagagtgtgaggtgtgtgtgtgtgtgtgtgtgtgtgtgtgtgtgtgtgtgaggtaccCTCCACGAGAGACCACCAGCTTCACTTTGACTCTGTAGGACACCAGGATCCCCAGAACCTCTTTGTTGGTGACGTCcttcacactgaaacacacagagggcggtggtcatgtgactgcacccacacatctgtaaacatctgtgtgtgagtgtgtgtgtgtgttacatggtGGAGGAGGCCAGGTTGGTGTCCTCATGTTTGAGTTTTCCGTCCAGAGCGAgtcccctcttctctctgttcttgtcGAGCGTCGGGGTCAGAGTGTACACCTTACAGAAGGTGGAGCTGGACGACACCTGGTCACTGTGGAGACGACacgctgctgtcaatcaaaccgTTCAGGTTAACCCCGCCCACTCCACAGCACCCAGCAGACTGACTTCAGATCAGTTCAAACTATAGTTACAAAACACAGTTAATTTAATATCAGGGTTCAGTGGAATCTAACTGTGATGTCATCACATGTCGTCATGTGTATCTCTGGTTTAAACCAAATTAATTCCATTTAAAACCACTTCAAAATGGTTTATCTGGTTCAGCGAGTCCCATCAAACATTTCTATAAAAGAAGACTTACTCTGCCTCGAGCTGGGCCACGGGACATTTATACTGGGCAGTACTGAACAGGCAGATGTCTGCATACTGAcgcactgcagagagagagagagagggggcgagagacaaagacacacagctcATGGCAGTGAATAAAgtttctgtcacagtgaagttgacctttgacccttgaccaccaaattctaatcCTTTCATTCTGAGTCCTGAACATTTCTGAAGGAATTCCCCCGCGTTCAGAGAACAGGACGTCAGGTCCAGCCtcggtgacctctgacctctgggaGCTGCATCTCGTGCCATTTTTGACTTTACTTCCATTTTTACGTGACCTGagtttttaatatttgattcagtgagaagaagaagagaggaagaggcggGACGTACCGGAAATCTTGACTCTCTTCACGGTCTTGGTGGAGTTGTTGGTGACGTGAACATTGACGCTGATGGGCTCTCCATGGTAATACAGctacacacagcacaacacagagaagacGGCATTTCttactgtgtctgtgcatcGCATGAGAAGAACGTGTGCATTTAAAACAAGGATTGTCAGTGAGAAGAAAACGTCTGAGCGGAGCAGCAGACGCACGAACTGAAGGCTGTAAAAGGCGGTTTGATCTGTGTCCAGGTGAAACCTACACTCACACAGCTCAGTGTAGAGAAAGAAAcagtacaacaatgtaaaaacaaaagtgtgtgtgttcacacctCCTTGTCCAGAGAGGCCTCCAGATGCAGGGATCTGTCAGACATCAGGAAGCTGCGGGTCGTCTCCACCATGGGCTGAGGACCAGGTTTCTCTGGAGCGTACTGAACCTTCCTGATCACCAGACGCACTGAGTTCCTGCTCAGATACACAGACGGAGGACATGagtccacctgctgctctgtccctgtcttAGCATCACTGTGATGGCAACAAGAAGCTGGGAGGAAACGTCCAGGTGAGAAACTGACTCACATCTGTCACTACACGCTGCTCATATCACTGTATGACAGTAATATCACATGTTACTGTCATACATACATCACTGACACATTTTGTGCTGCGGCTGTGCCTCTGTGGATCCACTGTCAGAGCTTTAAACCTGCTGCAGGTCTCAACTCACCTCTTGTGAATCTTCTCTTCTATTGACTTGGCACAGAAAGCTCTGATCTCAAAGTCCACACCACAGgcctgaggagagaggagacacgACCAGTTCGACCCAACTGGAACCAGCAACAAgaaccagcaacaacaacaaccagcaacaacaaccagcaacaagaaccagcaacaacaacaaccagcaacaacaaccagcaacaagcgtcactgaacaaacacaaacacggagCAGCTAcatgtgttttgtatttgagAATATTCACAAGAAAATACAGAATCATTTGAGTATGAAGtgatgtcagtgtgagtgtgtgtgagtgtgtgtgtgtgtgtgagtgtgtgtgtgtgtgtgtgagtgagtgtatgtgtgttacctTCCCAGTGTCCTCTGGGCCGGGCTGTAAAGTGACTGAACACGGGAGGTTCTGAGgaatctgcagagaaaacacaacagtcagcGGTTCCACATCTGGTTTACACCACAGAGTTTAAGCTCCGCCCTTTGCCCTGAGGAGGTCACTGACCCGCCAGGTGACGTACAGGTGCAGTCTTTGATTTGGAGAGTGAACCCTCCCACTGAGCCtttacaggaagtgacagaggTCTGAAGATAAACCTGATGGATGCAGTTAACTCTGCTTTCTCACCTGCACCGGGTGAACTGACACAAATGTCTGTGTTGATGAAGAATAACCACCTGAGATTACCGAGTCCCGGTGACGCAGGTGCATTAACAACGGGTCTGCTGGCTGCTGCACATCCAGAGGGACTGAAACCTGCAGCTGCGAGGTCGAGCCAGCGGCGTCACGGCGTTAATTCATTCAGCGAGAAGTACCATCACGACTTTAATGAGATCAGCCACAAATATCAACCTGCTCTAAACCGGGTTGTATGAAGAGATCAGTGAGAGGCTTTTTACATCTCTGCTTCCTGCAGCGTTTTCTCCTCCGATTCATAAACTTTGAACTTTTCTAACAACTTTTCTAACAAGTCCTCCTCCGGAGTCTGAGCAGGACTTCAGCTCCGGATCCGCCCGGCGGGACGCGGTGCTTTGTGACAGGTTTGGAGGAGCTAAAGCAAACAACTGTACGTCGCTCCATCTGCAGTCAAACACGCAACTTCAACACACGAAGAAACAAGCGCAACACAGTCACGTGATTGTTTGAATGGATGccaaacagacaggcagaggaagagagggagacgaTCTGCTGATTCGATTGGTTCGCAGCAGGAACGTTCCCCGGAGAACAGGAACCTTTGGAGCAGGGGTCGGCTACCGGCGGCTCCAGAGCCTccgctgtggctccctgtgactttggaaaataaagattgagtatttaatttaaacgtatttttctcttcattcgtttttaatgtaattctaaattggAAGATTACGGCGATAaggtaacattaaaataaaacgtttttaattttttgtcgctcaaaatatgcgtcaccGCCGCCGCTGTGCGACACCCGGCGGCAACActttcaggttgacagctgactgcacgctccAGTGCACGCGATGAAATGATGTTTGGTTCGctggtttggtttttatttcacaaa
This genomic stretch from Toxotes jaculatrix isolate fToxJac2 chromosome 12, fToxJac2.pri, whole genome shotgun sequence harbors:
- the LOC121190262 gene encoding arrestin red cell isoform X1, coding for MGDKAGTRVFKKSSPNCKVTVYLGKRDFVDHLDHVDPVDGVILVDPEYLKDRKVFVTLTCAFRYGREDLDVLGLSFRKDLYISTFQAFPPVPEERKPNSRLQERLLKKLGQHAHPFYFTIPQNLPCSVTLQPGPEDTGKACGVDFEIRAFCAKSIEEKIHKRNSVRLVIRKVQYAPEKPGPQPMVETTRSFLMSDRSLHLEASLDKELYYHGEPISVNVHVTNNSTKTVKRVKISVRQYADICLFSTAQYKCPVAQLEADDQVSSSSTFCKVYTLTPTLDKNREKRGLALDGKLKHEDTNLASSTIVKDVTNKEVLGILVSYRVKVKLVVSRGGDVSVELPFILMHPKPVDPPVSRPQSAVPEMDPPIDTNLIEFDTNSISQDDDFVFEDFARLRLKGVVDDKDEDC
- the LOC121190262 gene encoding arrestin red cell isoform X2, with amino-acid sequence MGDKAGTRVFKKSSPNCKVTVYLGKRDFVDHLDHVDPVDGVILVDPEYLKDRKVFVTLTCAFRYGREDLDVLGLSFRKDLYISTFQAFPPVPEERKPNSRLQERLLKKLGQHAHPFYFTIPQNLPCSVTLQPGPEDTGKACGVDFEIRAFCAKSIEEKIHKRNSVRLVIRKVQYAPEKPGPQPMVETTRSFLMSDRSLHLEASLDKELYYHGEPISVNVHVTNNSTKTVKRVKISVRQYADICLFSTAQYKCPVAQLEADDQVSSSSTFCKVYTLTPTLDKNREKRGLALDGKLKHEDTNLASSTIVKDVTNKEVLGILVSYRVKVKLVVSRGGDVSVELPFILMHPKPVDPPVSRPQSAVPEMDPPIDTNLIEFDTNISQDDDFVFEDFARLRLKGVVDDKDEDC